In Paenibacillus kyungheensis, the following are encoded in one genomic region:
- a CDS encoding glycoside hydrolase family 88/105 protein encodes MTSTVYDVDTIQNWAARMSDSVMQRTPELKHKWEYDNGVIFKGMELVYELTQDHKYLDYIRTNMDFFIEEAGGIRGYTVDEYNIDHVNNGKLLFPLYRATGEERYRIAADLLRQQLMNHPRTSEGAFWHKQIYPYQIWLDGLYMGAPFYAEYIREFADIKDYSDVTQQFKLCYQHTRDPQTGLLYHAWDEKKEQPWCDPETGLSKNFWGRSIGWFVMALVDVLDILPEDHEDRDAIIQMLTETMEALMKVQDQESGVFYQVLNLPDAKGNYLESSASCMILYAVTKGLRKGYLPERYRVKMEQIRNGIIEEFITITEEGLINLNKTCQVAGLGGKDKRDGTYAYYISEPIICNDPKGIGAFILAMAEVELLNQPVK; translated from the coding sequence ATGACAAGTACAGTATATGATGTAGACACAATTCAAAATTGGGCAGCACGAATGAGCGATTCTGTGATGCAGCGTACTCCTGAATTGAAGCACAAATGGGAATACGACAACGGTGTTATTTTCAAAGGGATGGAACTGGTATACGAGTTAACGCAAGATCACAAATACTTAGATTATATTCGTACTAATATGGACTTTTTTATTGAAGAAGCAGGGGGTATTCGTGGTTATACGGTTGACGAATACAATATTGATCACGTGAACAATGGTAAATTATTATTCCCTCTGTATCGTGCAACCGGTGAAGAGCGGTATCGTATCGCCGCAGATCTGCTACGTCAGCAATTGATGAATCATCCACGTACCAGTGAAGGCGCATTCTGGCATAAGCAAATTTATCCGTACCAAATCTGGTTAGATGGGCTGTATATGGGTGCTCCATTCTACGCCGAATATATTCGTGAATTTGCCGATATCAAAGACTATAGCGATGTGACGCAACAATTCAAATTATGCTATCAACATACACGTGATCCACAGACAGGACTGCTCTATCACGCATGGGATGAAAAAAAAGAGCAACCGTGGTGTGATCCTGAAACAGGGTTATCCAAAAATTTCTGGGGACGTTCAATCGGCTGGTTTGTGATGGCATTGGTCGATGTACTCGATATTTTGCCAGAAGATCATGAAGATCGGGATGCTATTATTCAGATGCTTACAGAAACGATGGAAGCATTGATGAAAGTACAAGATCAAGAGAGTGGTGTATTTTATCAAGTTCTAAACTTGCCAGATGCGAAAGGCAATTATCTAGAATCGTCAGCTTCTTGTATGATTCTGTATGCTGTTACCAAAGGACTGCGTAAAGGTTATCTACCCGAACGCTATCGTGTCAAAATGGAGCAGATTCGCAACGGAATTATTGAGGAATTTATCACGATTACCGAAGAAGGTCTGATCAATCTGAATAAAACTTGTCAGGTTGCTGGTCTTGGTGGTAAAGACAAACGCGATGGCACGTATGCTTACTACATTAGCGAACCGATTATCTGTAACGATCCCAAAGGAATCGGTGCTTTTATTCTAGCGATGGCTGAAGTTGAACTGTTGAACCAACCTGTGAAATAA
- a CDS encoding MFS transporter, with amino-acid sequence MERTIKTRHTLAYGSGNILGSGALAVSGAWLLYFYTTFCGLSPVQAALIFSIASIVDAVSNPIMGFVSDNFHRTRLGRRFGRRKFFIMLGIPLMLVYPLMWMDGFGFWYYLSTYILFELIYTSVMVPYEALASEMTRDFGARSRLTGWKAMFGKMANFAAAFIPGRFIAEYGKDSPLPFFYTGLVFAGLLIIALIFLYKNTWERPSEELQKELADEAPLSFIDSMKKLFIDISSTFRVKTFRHHLGMYLGGFSAEWLFTSAFTYFIVFSLFQSSEQVSNLNSFNSVIQLISTYFFIQFCVRKGFKMPFIMALTIVCFSVAGYGILYLTGASNMMVWLYVITLFMGLGTGGVYYIPWNQYTFLADVDEALTGRRREGIYAGMMTFAGKMVRAVVVFILGWVLQYFGFVSKALTQPVSAQHAIFGVLVFGTIILAIVGILATLVMKLTIDNHKKMIDEIDRLKAGGSMQDATPETRTIFEQLTGFAYERCWGHNNVGYKNVPRDQSIPVKT; translated from the coding sequence ATGGAACGAACGATTAAGACACGTCATACACTTGCTTATGGAAGCGGTAACATCTTAGGAAGTGGTGCACTGGCTGTTAGTGGAGCATGGTTATTATACTTTTATACTACTTTTTGCGGACTATCTCCTGTTCAAGCGGCATTAATCTTTTCGATTGCGAGTATTGTTGATGCAGTCAGTAATCCTATTATGGGTTTTGTCAGCGACAATTTCCACCGGACACGACTCGGGCGACGGTTTGGACGACGTAAATTTTTTATTATGCTAGGTATTCCTTTGATGCTAGTCTATCCGTTGATGTGGATGGATGGTTTTGGATTCTGGTATTACTTATCTACTTATATACTATTTGAATTGATTTATACATCGGTAATGGTTCCTTATGAAGCACTTGCATCAGAGATGACACGTGATTTTGGAGCACGTTCACGTCTCACAGGCTGGAAAGCGATGTTTGGTAAAATGGCGAACTTTGCAGCTGCTTTTATTCCCGGGCGCTTTATTGCTGAATATGGCAAAGATTCACCGTTACCGTTCTTTTATACAGGGTTGGTGTTTGCCGGATTATTGATTATAGCATTGATCTTTCTGTATAAAAACACATGGGAACGTCCATCCGAAGAATTGCAAAAAGAATTGGCAGATGAAGCTCCACTGTCATTTATCGATTCAATGAAAAAACTGTTTATCGATATTTCTTCAACGTTTCGGGTCAAAACGTTCCGTCATCATTTGGGGATGTATCTAGGTGGATTTTCAGCAGAATGGTTATTCACATCTGCATTTACGTATTTTATTGTATTTTCTTTATTTCAAAGTTCAGAACAAGTATCCAATCTTAACAGCTTTAACTCGGTTATTCAGTTGATCTCTACCTACTTTTTTATCCAATTCTGTGTACGTAAAGGATTCAAAATGCCATTTATTATGGCACTTACGATTGTCTGCTTCAGTGTCGCAGGATACGGTATTCTGTATCTGACCGGTGCTTCTAATATGATGGTCTGGTTGTATGTGATCACTTTATTTATGGGTCTGGGTACAGGCGGTGTCTATTATATTCCATGGAATCAATATACATTTCTAGCCGATGTCGATGAAGCACTCACCGGACGCAGACGAGAAGGCATCTACGCGGGGATGATGACATTTGCAGGTAAAATGGTTCGAGCTGTCGTCGTATTTATACTCGGCTGGGTATTACAGTACTTTGGCTTTGTCTCCAAAGCATTAACACAACCGGTCAGCGCGCAACATGCTATTTTCGGTGTACTCGTATTTGGAACGATTATTTTAGCGATTGTCGGTATTTTGGCTACACTTGTAATGAAATTGACGATTGATAATCACAAAAAAATGATTGACGAGATTGATCGACTCAAAGCAGGCGGTTCTATGCAAGACGCTACACCTGAGACACGTACTATTTTTGAACAACTGACTGGATTTGCTTATGAACGCTGTTGGGGACACAATAATGTAGGTTACAAAAACGTTCCTCGCGATCAAAGTATTCCTGTCAAAACATAA